The Misgurnus anguillicaudatus chromosome 12, ASM2758022v2, whole genome shotgun sequence region ACCCATCTGACCCTGAGAGGGGCAGGATTATTTTCTCTTATATGAGGGTCAATCTATATGTTCAccaattttattttacgtaaATACGTAAAAAGTGTTGTTGTAGTAATGGTTGTatgcattttctttattttcagcCGAAGACACGAGTTTGGGATGCACGTGTGGACGAGGGATCATCCCAGTTTGTTGGATTTCTAAATATCATAGTTTggattattaaatatatttattaattcaaGTCATATATTTAATTGTTTGTTACAATAAACTAAATGCATTTCaataaaatctgtttgtgtCTTAAATAACATAACTTCGCCGGTCGATTATGGTTTGCTGCTTGGGGAAGACACGTGGAAGGTTTTTTTAAGTTGTCCTCTAGTGGTTGGGGCTGAAACAAATACTTAAATTATATTTCTGTATGTCTGCAACCAAAAAATAAACTGGAAAATATCAAACATACAGccataaaaataatacatttacattaacacaatctttaaagggatattcagccaaaaatgaaaattctgtcctttacacaccctcatgttgttacaaacctatatacatttctgtgttctaaggaacacaaaggaagatattttgagaattgtttgtaaccaaaccgtacGTGGaccccattaacttccatagtatttttttctactatggaagttaatggggtccacaaactgtatggttacaaacatttatcaaaatgtctttgtgttcatcagaacaacaaTTTTTATGGGGTTTGtaacatgatggtgagtaaatgaggaaattttattttggggttaattatccctttaataaccatgtttttaaattacGTCAAGTAACCTAAACAGTTAaacaatttatatttacaaatagaaacacattatgtaaagatccatacattttatttttgctgtCTTTATTCATGAAGGAGCAGTTTGTAGCAAGTCATGTATTTCACGAAATAAAGTTTTTACACCCAACCTCACTGGAGTTTCTACTCATTGTAACgtgatataaaaatatactttctctagagggtatgcattgacatcacttttccacgtgaccacacttgaactcgccctgttgagtggcaaacgttcaacaaaatgcctGGTTGAACTGTAAAACTGActtattatcagcttaaattgaatttagttgaacttgatagcagaggtggacaatacttagttacattttccaactTTATTAGGGGGATTTTTGTATTAGGAAAAAATGTACTtggcatagaatcatactgtgtattctttaatatagcatattaaaatgtatttaatacctaattacattaaaattgtgtacttgagtaaaagtatgtaaatgtacttaaaggcacaccaggcaagtctgagtattatttctctactagctccccctagtgtctgggagtaaatgctttatatatctgagactttaccagactgaaggacaccgggtcagATACAGCGaagttgcaagtggggtattcttcctacacacggtaggggcgggcgagagggtcttcattcgtcatgtaatgagtcatttaaccatataccgacttaagaagatgatttattaacataaaaatgctgccttgtgtccctttaaatattaaatgtaaaacaaaaacttatatttgtaagtatttatgaaaattatgataatatgctttggaatgtatgttttccaaagaaaaacactgttaaaataaaaatacttgaaaaaataagtttaagtagaaagtaaaacctgtGCTTGATATTGACcttagcaacttgtcaacccacctgtggtctgtggacgttggcatgaacgatcaatttacttctcctttctttgttttttggcagtctataaaacgatagctctgaattcttgttaatctgttacagtctatcgcacaacagctttttcccatttagacacGTTTTCCCGTGTTtccgctgatttcacactgtactctCAAATGCTGCCGtgctgtcttttgccactcagtgggcgtaaccgcaggcaCTTTCGCCAAAGTTGACGTcacatgcataccctctattgagGCAACTACTTTCTGCATTGCTTCCTGTTTTGTCTCGCCAAAGGCAAATATAATAAGAGTCATATGACAAGTGAATACtatttacagtgtacagtagaTGAAGGGTccttaatttaatacatttacatcaAGTTGTTCTCTTCGGTAAAAGTGTTTATACATCAAGCAAGTGGACTGGGAAAAAAATGGTTGAGAAAGAGAGATGTGAACTGTACAAAATGATGAGTGTCACTGACAGACAATTATTCAGGTTGTCTTTTTTCTGGGTGTATCACAGTAAGGTACATTTTCTAGCAGGAGACTCTCCCTTGGCCGTAACACTATaaatcaaaaatataagcaacaaTTAAAAGACAAAATCAATAAACAGGCTTTTAAAATTTGTAGTTACATAAAAAATACTTACAGACTTTATTTTCCTCCACATGCTCTGCTTGTATTACATTTTCACGAAGGATTGTCTCAACTGCTCGGGCCATTTTAAGCATCTAATGGAAAAGTAAATCTCGTGATCCGACATACATCTCTGAAGATGGGAAGATGTTGCTATTTATGATGAGTTTAGGCTTACATGGTCATGCGACTTACCTCTTTAATATTTTCATCTGctgtttcatttttgtttcttttgaaACCTTCATTGATTTGTAACCTAGCAGCTTTACAGTCAACAAAAAACTTGTATTAGACAATAACTAAGAAGTTAAaccgtttttacaaacatttgaATGTGGATAAAGAATGAACATAAACAGCACACATTAGGCAAACATAAACTGTAAAATGAACTGAAAAAGAGTTATATTTACATAGAGATTCTTTAGTGTCGCCTCTCTGTATAATGTCCCTACTGAAAAGACCAGTTAAAACTAGCTTTAgggagaccagctgacccatcAGCTTTATCAGGCTGCAAGACCAGCTACTTCCATAAGCCCAGCTTTGCCAAACTGGCCAAGATTCCAGCCTGATCAAGCTGgagggtcagctggtcttccagcctgtcCAGCTAAAAGGTGTCCATACCCCCTATAAAACCAGCCACCCTgcttaagctggttttagcttaACTTTTCAGTAGGGGCATCATTTCTTGCACAAAGTGGATGATAAAAGGTCACTTAAATATTAACCGATACCTGTCAGTGCTCTGCTatcatctttaaatacatcTTTTCGTGTTTTGTGCAAATCTTTGAACACCCGGAGCACCTATGACAAATACAAAAAGTCGAAGATAAATAACAATTGTTGTATACTGAAATGTCTATTTGTTTTCATTCTTAATTCATGTCAACCTCATCTTAAGGAAGTTTGTCTGCAAATAAAAAGTAGCTGTTAACTAAATAAACCTGCAGAAACGAACAAATCCAGTATATAATCACCTTCATGCGTGTCCCCATCCTGCGCGTCTTATTCgtcaaatgtttattatcatacAGCTGTACACAGCACCACCAGCTGGACCGGAGACCACAGAGCTTTTATTTCAGAAACTACAAAAATGCTCTGCATGTCTACTTGGTGTGctacaaaatacatttattgcaAATATTTTGGATGTTTCTAAACATGGTTACATACTGAATAGCAAATACCGGAAACCCTTtaaaataaggttgtatttgtatatttatctaacatgaactaacaatgagcaatgtAGTTCTCCAGCAGatattattatttgttaatGCCAATGatattgttaatgttagttaattgTGCACCAACTATTAATTGGTGTAACCGTTAACAGTTATTGCtaaaggtaacactttattaaaaaaagttttagtaAGTGCTGAAAGTAACataactaagattaataaatgatgtAGAAGTAATGTTAGTTTATATTATCAAATGCATATTAACAAATCTAATATTAagcaaccttattgtaaagtgttaccactaGTATATCTAATATATACTGTCATGTGAAAAATAAGGTAAATATACAACCTCAGATTACTACACAACATGTTACACTGTGattatatatttaacaaaacTAGGCTGAAATGGAAAAAAACATGAGTGACTATGTACCCTTAATGCCTTTATAGGAATTAAAAAGGTAGCAGTCAGGTGCTGCAAATCAAATGGCCTTAATTCATTGTCACAGTTATTATTTAATGCagttataaaatatatcatttCTTTCACTAAAAAACAGTCAAATATTTCAATTTCTAATCAttcatataacatatatatattcagttcacatatatatatatatatatatttttcctcttgtatttaaaaaacagtAGGGTACTCTTGAAAATTAccgtattaaaaaaaattatttatttaatagtattaatattcttaaattGTTCTGATGTTCTAATTCTTTGTTATGTTAAATATATCAGAAGATCAGTTTTTTGGGCTTTTCCCAAGGAAATTCCTCTCGTCCAAAGTGTCCGTAGCAGGCTGTTTTCTGGTAGATTGGTTTCTTCAAATCAAGCTCCCTGTAAGATGTAATTGAATGTAATACATTTTacagatttgttttattttagggaggatattatttttacacaatttaaGCTACAAATACTTACTTACTCTAGATTTTATAAAGAATTAGAGGAATTGTTCACCCGAAATGTTTTCATCATTTACCCGCCCTCATGTTTTTAAACCGGTacaagtttctttattctgtagAACACCAAGAATATATTGATAagtgatggtaagcacacagttgatggtacacattgacttccatagtaccGTATTTGTTTCTCCTTCTATGGAAGTCATTAAATAACTATGGAAGTCATTCAGAATATCTTCTTTGTGCTCAACAAAAGACGGAAACTCACACAGGCCCAGGACAACATGAGGGcgagcaaatgatgacagaatgtttatttttgggtaaactatccctttaaagtgaatCGTATTGTGCTGTCATTGTATTAAATCCAGTCAAGAACTATATTCGTTAAAA contains the following coding sequences:
- the lyrm7 gene encoding complex III assembly factor LYRM7 — translated: MGTRMKVLRVFKDLHKTRKDVFKDDSRALTAARLQINEGFKRNKNETADENIKEMLKMARAVETILRENVIQAEHVEENKVLLRPRESLLLENVPYCDTPRKKTT